The genome window TAGCAAATGGTCCAGCTGCAACCTTTGGGAATTGGAAATAAGTTGTGTCAACATTTCCCAAAGGGCTGAAAAAggtgtttggtttgttgttgtttgtccGGCTGGTACAATACCAGGCACCAGTGTTGTTCTTCCACTCACAAATTTGATGGTAAATTTGGTTTCCAGGCCATCGGAGAAAtaaggtttcatttttgttcaacCAAAATCCTTTTAAACCCTTTGTTGTGTCCGGTTTCATCAAGCCACATCCATATGTAAACACCTCTATCTTCATGAACCAATTTATGTGTGAGTGTCCATTGACACCTGCCTTCCCCCACATTGACCCCTCCCTTCTGGATGGGATTTAAGCAATATTAACCCACAGTAGGAAATGGAATTGGCCATGTTTCACTATCATCCCAGGTGGTGTTACCAGTTTTGCTATAATTGCTTACGATTTGTGCTGGAGTGAGGGGTGTAGAGATCCATGGCCAGCTTGATAACCCTAGAGGTCCTCCATAAACCCAACAGTGACTCAGGCGTGGGGGGAATTGGCTTCCCTTCACTCTTATAGGTGAATCCCCAAAAtagtataattaaaaataacatacaCATCCTAACcaaattatattaaaatctGCGTCTGCTTCGCTTCTTCCCTGGGCACGCCTGGGCCGCTTGCTTCctcctgaaaatgaaataagagACAAATCCGCTTCTCGGGTTAGAAAGAGGGAACAATCCATCTAGTGTGAATGTTACGAGTTTTTCCAGAGGCATCTTTTGCCTTCCAGGTGTATTTATTCAGGGGTGTGTCCAACACCAGTGGCACCGTACCCACTGTGGGAAGTTCGACCAAGACAGGTTGTCCTGGAAAACGAGATGGATTGCTGGGGTGATCAAGGCCATGTGGGCCTGGCATGATTGTTGGAGCTTTTGGACAGAATGCTGTGATTTTTGGACATGCATTTACTCCCCAGCGACTATTAACGCTGGTCACTGCATCCCACACTCACTCAGCCCATCCTGGCTTATGCAGTTTGAGGAAGCTCTTTGATAGACCATttgttctttccacaatgcCATTTGCTTGTGGGTAATACGGAGTATGAAACACCCACGAAATTCCCTCGCGGGCTGCCCATTCCTGGACCACTTTGGCTGTGGAATGTGAGCCGTTACCTGATCGGATTGACTGTGGTTTGGGGAAAATTCCAAACCCATTCTTTTAGAGCCTTTACGGAGTTTTCTCCTGTTGCCTTAGCACATGCTTTAGCTTGTGCTAGTCCGGACACTATCTCCACACCTACCAGTACATAGTACTTTCCCTCTGACCTTCAAAAAGGACTGATGTaatcaatctgccaggcctcccataggccttttccctctcttaGTCCCAAGGCGTCTCCCTCCAGAGGGTGTCTGTCCAGATGGATGAGGCATTGTTCGCAGGAAGATATACAAATTTTACATTCTTCCCTGGTAACTGGTCACCCTCGGGCTTGTGCCTCACAATAGAGGTCCTTAACTCCTGAATGTTTCCGTTTTACATGTAGCCATTCTAACAGACGTTCCCAATTTTCTACTATCTGGGTGCTTTGTAGGGGAGCCAGCCGGGCTAGCTCATCTACTTTGGCATTCCATCCGCTCACTGGGGTATCATCTTGTTGATGAGATGCTACCCATGCTACTGCAAATTTCCCTTGTTTGGCAACAGTAAGAATATcttgccatttttccttttgccataCAGGTATTCTATAGACCTCCCATCCATTTTGTTCCCAGAATGGAAGCCACTCAGTGCAACCTTTAAACACAGCATAGGAGTCAGTATAGATATAGACAGAAGAAGCAGACTGAGCCTCGTGTTGGAAAACGCTCCACACAGCAATTAGTTCTCTTACTTGTGCACTGCCTTCCCCTTCGGTAATGATCTGTTCCTTGGTGTCTACCCAAAGTGCCACAGCTCgatatttccaaatttttccCTCTCGCTTCGACGAGACGTCCATAAACCAGACATTTTGCAATTGTCCAGAAAACGAAGGAGCTACTTGTATTACAGACAAAAGCTCGGGTGTTTCCCTATCCGAGTCTACCTCACATTGCATATTTAACACTTTCGTGGCTCcttcagatacagaaaaaatttCACAATAGTGTTTTATTTGTGCATACCGTTTTTGCATGGAGGCTTTCTGGGCCACCCCGTTGGGGGTGGGGAGTTCCTGCCAAAACTGCTTTGATCACTTTAAATGGACCTCTGAGCACTATAGGTTGTTGCCGGATGGTCCGTTCGGCTTCCCTTTGAGCTAGACTAACTACAAATAGACCTTTTTCCCAAGTTGTATAtctttttcagcatctttgaAGCTACAAGAATAAAACCCGATGGGCCGAACAGGCCCCTCTGGACCCTTTTGCCACAAATGGATTGACAGTCCAGTTTTGGCGAACCCCCACTCAGTTTGAACCGGATCTGCTGGGTGAATGGGACCAAAGGCCTGATAGGCAGTCACTTCAAACACCAACAGCTGTAAAGCCTCATCATGGACCTGAGTCCATTCCCACTGAGCTCTCTTTCTCAATAAGTCATACAGGGGTCTAGCAATAATTGAGAAGTCAGGAATGtgtttcctccaaaacacaagCAACCATAGTGCATGCTGTAAGTCTTTCTTTGACTCGGGCATCTTGATCTGATCGAGAAAAGAAAGGGTACCCAGTGGGATACACATCATGTCTCCCTTCCACCACTTTCCTAAAAATTTTACCTCACTTGAAGGCGTTTGTATTTTCTCAGGTGGAATTGTCAACCCTATACTTTCTAAATGGGTGATGATGTCCTTCTGGGTTTCTCTAACTTCTTCTACCTGACTCCCTCCTATGAGCACatcatctatatattgataGACCTTTACCTCTGCTTTTATGGGGATTGTTTCCAACTCTTGCACTAGAGCATGGTGAGCCAGCGTGGGGGAGTGCTTGTATCCTTGGGGCAGTCATGTAAAGGTGTACTGTTGTCCTTCCCAGGTGAAGGCAAAGCAATCCTGGTCCTCAGGTTGTAAAGGGAccataaaaaacatatccttgACATCAATTGTTGCCATGACAGGATGGGATTGTTCCTGAATGGCAGCTATCAATTCAGCAATATTTggtacagcagctgttagtgGATCTGTGTTGGCATTGAGTGTCCTGTAATCTATTATCAATCTCATTTGCCGTTTGGTTTTCGACCAGCCATGCTGCAGAGTTAAAGGGGGGGGTGAGTAGAAACTACAAcccttgtttctttaaatcctCCAGAACTGGTGTAattccctctctttctcctagaGGCACTGGATAGGGTTTAACATTTGTCAGTTTGGAAGGGGGAAGGGTAGGTGCCACTTGCAATAAACGCATCTCCGTGCTGGATGTTTTGGCCAATTGCCTGATCTGAGGAATACCAAAGGACCATGAGTTTCCCTGGGTATCATGCCACTGCCTACCCTTCAACACATCTATACCCAGAAGATTCATCTGAAAAGATCCTGTGGCCACCATGGTATTGACAGGGTTTTCCTCTCCTGGTAACCATAGTGTCACCGGAGTCATAGGCACTGACTGTGTTTTTCCCAAGGCATTTAAGACAATCAGATTTCTAGGTGGAATCGAGATTCCACATTGTTCTGCTTTGGTCTGCGTTAGCACGGTAATTTGTGCCCCAGTACCAATTAAAAAGGTTACCGGTCTTTTCCTTGGTCCTACAGCAACAGTAATCAGTAAATCCCCTTTGGTATTGCAGGTGAGTTGTCTTACAAACATCCATCCTCCGCCTCCCCCCTCACCTTCGGGGGGCGGAGGGTTTAGTTTCCCACCACCTTCTGTTCCCCAGTCAGCTCCTCCTCAAGGTCTAGCAAAGGTGCAGCATTAGGGGCTGGTCTGGAAGTGGTCCTTTGCCCTGACCATTCCCGCACAAGTTGTTCTAACGTTTTTGTCGGGAGTCCATCCATCAAGTCCCAGGGAATGCCTTTCTGAAGCCCTAGCTGCCATGGTCCCTGTCGAGTTAGGGGCCTCTTTCTTCCAAAATTCTGACATCGGAGCGACTGCAAGCCTTGGCCCTTTCTTACGGATGATTGCTGCCCACTAGCTCGCTCTGCAGCCTGTACGACTCTGGTTTTGGTTCTTTGGGACAATTCACCAACGGGGCCATATTTTCTCCCAAAATTAATCAATTCCTGGGCTACGTCTCCCCATGTCCATACTTTTCTCCCTGACCACTGATGGTCAGGGGGCACTATCCCCTCCAGAGCGGCTGtaattctttctctgctgggggTGTTGTATATCTTCCCTTTTAGTTGAATCCCAATGGGTTTCAGGAAGTCGGGTAGTCCCCATATCAGGGGATTCATCCTCTCTGGGTCCACAGGCATCATCATCACAGAGTCCAGGTTGGGCTTGAGCTCCCAGTCATACATCATCTGGAGACAGGCTGCTTTCTGCACACTTTCCACTAACTGATCCACCGTACCTGTTATGGCAAGGGGATCTCCCCTCTCCAAGGGGTTCAGCCCTCCAGCCCAATACGCAGCTCTCTGAGTCAATGACCATGGGGCTCGGTGATCGCCGGTAGTTAGAAACACACCCGGACCCCAatatccttctgcttctttttctgacAACAAAATTCCATCCCCTCCTGACAAAGACACTCTCCATACATACTCTGTCTCTGATTCTTTTGCAGTCCATGCAAAATCTTTCTCAGCTTTGTGAATTCAGATGCTGTAAATGGGACTCCGGTGATAACCTGAGGACGGTCATCGCTATTGTCCTTATACACGTACTCTGTTTTAATCAGTGGATACTTAGGGGGGAGGCTTTCAACGGTTTCTTCTGCCTTCTGCAAATCTCCTTGGGGGTAGTTTTGCCATATCCCCTTCTCTGAATGCTTCACTTCTACCTCTACCTCCCTCAAAAGTTGGTtcctccatttcttctttaatatttcattttggttcctttcctcctctaGCAATTGTTTACTTTCTTTCAATTGTTCCTGCAGGGTCTGTATGACCATCTGCAGGGAGTCTGTTTCACTATCAGCTTGACAAAActtctgcttcctctcttccaCTGCAGCTGCCAGACTTGCTCCCAACACTGCACAAATTAtagcttttcccttcccccttctaACATTACCTTCCTTCTGCAATATCCTTATCCTCTCCACCACACTCTGTGGTTGAAACCAGTGCTTTTTGCCCATTCTTGTCCCTGGAGTGAGGGGCGACATCCGTGCACCTCCAAAAAATCATATAATTTATCTGTTCCTTCAGCCCATGAGGACACATCATCACAAGCATTGGCTGCCTTCTGGTCGgccattctttttcctttatcctAATACAAAGGGTTTTTTGTCTTGAGAGGGCTACACCTTGATATCCAAGTTCCCCCTGTTCACTCTCAGGGGGTCACACCTTAACGTAACACAAAGGGGGCTATTTTATCCTGAGTGGGCTGTACTGAACACAGCAAGGTAGTGCAGCACTCTCGTCTCTAGGGATCCTGTCTGTGACGCCAATTTAAAATGTCCTGATCCAATATCGGGGAGAATTCTTAAACGATCCcaagagtgagattaagacGCAAACGAGGTCAGATGCCGTACAACCTTGTAAGTTTTTTTTCCCGTAACAACTGATAAGAGCGACagaacagagggaagaagaaagaaaaaaggcagacctaagcaaggAAATGGAAGAGATGCAGCAAcactagttaccaccaccagGAATCCGGCGACATCCCATTCACTCAGTCTCGGTACAGGTGATGGGGTAAGCTCCAAGCTCCGATCTCCAAGCTCCAGCAGAGCGATGATGTCAAAATCCCAGCTCCGAGCGGTGCTGCCCCGTGTTCCTCCATGCCCAGGTGTTCACGGTGGTCGTGCTGGCAGGGGGTCTGACCTGCGGCGTCTTCAGCCTCTGCACGTCTTCCTCACCCCGATTTCCTCTCCACCCGGCTCACGTGCGAGCGCAGCTTGGTAGGCGCTGCCCAGGACGCTGTCATTCGACCTTCGGGAGGATATGGTGGTTTCTTCGGGGACATTTTGTCTCCTGCGGAGCGTACTCCTCCACGGCAACAGGCTGTTGAGGCCAGGAAACGGTGAcggtgcagcagcagcatcgaGACAAACACAGTccaacacagtctcttacacCATCTCCCCGCCGGCTGTGGTggcatcccctcctccacctcctcctccactgacttcggtatctgcagaggggttcttctcacattccactcccattactcactgcaggttccccttcctAATTATTTTCTCCGTGAGGCACGACCACCAtcgctgaggggctcagccTGGGGCAGCGGTGGGTCCAGCTCTGAGCCTGGGAAccttcgagcagcttctcacaggagtcacccctgcggcccctaccctgctaccaaaaaaacccaccacacaaacccgtAACACCTACCAAGcctgcaaagcagctgctttcctACTCTTCACACTGCAGAAAGCTTTCTGTCCAGAACTGAGCTATTTCAGCTGCACTGACATGAAATTTCAGTTCCTAATCAAATGCTTTTGTGGAGACATGAAGCTTCATTCCTAGATTTGGCCCTTTTCCGCAAGATTTGTCCCACACCAACTGTGTTAAGGAAATCCTACCATCCCCCATATCCTGAAAGGTTGGACATTTCTCTCTTGATTAATGAATATAGGCCAAAAATCTGAAGGACCTTTCAGAACGTTCTCTGGTTGCTTATGGCCCAACTTGTTCTATGCCACAGCTACCTTCTGTGTCTGAAGGCAACCAGTATTTAGTTATTGGTACTGGTGCTAGCAATGGCTATAGAACCAGATGGACAAATTGATTTGCACTTATGAAACTATAGTTGAGGTACATTAAAAGTGCATCAAAATTATGTAATTAAACCAAGACCCCTAAGGGATATTTTACCTCCTTATGCGATTCCATTAGAAAGACATTGTTTTTGTTGAATCCAAATGTGTAGCCCAAAAACTATTTTCTGATGTAAAGCTGTATAGGATATTTTTATAATCTCCAGTGACAAATGAAATATATATTCCATGTTGATCCAGGCATGCTAGTGTGTAAAAATCACAACATATTATCCTTTATTATTGCTTGTCTGGATAAACAATGTATTCAAAGATACTGAGACTGTGCTCCTCTATCACTTAAGATCTAAGTGAAAAAGATGCACGCAATTTTGTTTTGTCATGTGATCTCTTTGTAATTACTAATAAggtgttgtttattttttcctggagtTGAATGAATAAACACTTCTGTTCaggtttctgtatttcattGACATACCACTGATATGAGTAATGCCTATGCAGTATGCATTATAATCTGTATTTGAGTGGTAGATGTTTCATGATATTAATCTACTTCCTTTGAGTAAGAAGCCTTGCAATGTATACTGTACATAATCAGGCAACTGTTTATCCTTCTGTTCTTATGAACAGCAGTTTAAAAACTTGCCAGTCAGGAGGGTTCCCATCTGCCTCAAATATTTTACCAACCCGTGTAGTcaacaaaaggaaaggaatatttTGTGCCTCTCTCTGTGACTCAACTGCTTCAGTCTTCTCGCCCTACTTTGCAGTAGATGGATGGAATCGGACCATTCTTTGTCTAGTTATATCGTAGAAAAAGGCAGGACAGATTTGTGACTGGGTTGAGGGAGCTATGACCTTGCTAGcattgtgcctgtgaatggaTTACGGTGGCAGGGAACAGGAAAATGTTTGCATTCCCACCCTTCATCTTTTATTGACAGAGGGATGGTTCACAGCTCTCAAAACTGTTCACAACATGTTGAGGCTTGCAACTCCAGTTTGAAaacattagggttttttttacatttagatGATTCCCTAAATCTTGACGGGTTTTGACTTGCATAAGAATTCTGAAGAACAAtctcaatgattttttttcaaatatatccAGTTGCACTCTGACAACTCGAATTTTGTGCCGCCACTCCAAGGTGAAGTCACCAGCCCTGACACTTCTGCAGTCAGTCATCTGTGCAAAGACCACAACCAACCATTTTCTACCAGCAGGCCAAGAACGGACATTGGACACAGCACATCTTTGAGGCATTGCCTCAGATGATAATGCTGTCACTAAGGGTTGCTTAGTCAGACAGTATCATAGTGGTTGTACCAGAAGACAACAGCAGTTTGTGCTTCAGAATTCAGAGGATCAGCACATGGCTGGATGAGGTTTCTGTCCTGGATGTCCAAATACTACTGCTGTAAGAaagcatttcagtatttttgttttgtttccacttAGTGTGTACTTATCATCATTAAAAATACTATAAATAAGTGATTTGTCTTTAAATAGAAGCTAATGTTGGAGCTGAGATCTGACATTTAGGAGCTCTGGGAAATACTGCTAGGAGTGTAGCTGGGTGGAAAACACTTTTCTATCCTGTATATTTTTgataatttgtatttatttgacCTCTCCAAAAAGtacataaattaattttgacatttttttataTCTCAAAATTCTGGGGAAATAGAATTTAATGTAACTTAGATATTTAATTTCAAACACTTTgagaattaatattttttctataattaaaaaaaattatcataatTAACTTATGCTCCTACAGACTTACATCATGTGATTCTAAAGTTCTTAATGAAAATTCTGAACTGCGAGATTGTCAGGTTAAATTTCACCCATTTCCAAATCtttgtcaaaaagaaaaaaaatcttccctgtGAGAAAACTGTGAATTTCTGCAGATGTAAAATGattcactgaaataaatccCAAACTCCTTATAACAGTAAGTCTTTATTTTATACTCCTTAAGAACAGCAGCACTTTGTGGAACCTTTAACAGTTAATGTTTCAAATGGTACCAAATGTTCTTTTCTAGCCATTTCTTTCTCACCCAGGGTGTGGATAAAGAGTGTTTGCAGTATCTTATTAATCAGTACCCTCATATCCCAGTTGATTCAACTCTTCTGTCAAGTTGGTTCCCTGCTGTAGAAAATTCTATTTGTTTGTACCATTACAATAGCCAGGAAATTAATGGAATTCAGATCTCCTATGTTCATCTTCTAAGCCTACAACACTAACTTTACCATAcccaataaaaaaagaagagaaccTATTTATCATCCCCTGAGATCTCTTTCTGGCAACGAAGTTCTTCTATtaataaatacagcaaaaagcatttgtttcatGTCAGTGCTTTCATGATACAATTGTTTTGCTGAGCACGCTGTGCAGCTTGCGTACCGGACCTTTGGTTCCTATTGCATTCCTTGTCTGTCTTTATTGCTATCGAGTGCTGAGCTCCATAGACAAGTGTGCCCCCTCCCCCAAAGAAAAAGAGCTCTAAGGACTTGAACAGCACACCAAAGTCTGctgtcaaaatgttttttcctcatGCTCCGTCCTTATTACAGAAGTACAAGTTGTGGATTTGGTCTTAGCTCTGGACTGCCCTTGGAGTCCCAGTGTAGGTCCAAGTGTCTGTTCGTGGAGCAGGTCATTCTATTCAGGTCACGTACAAATGGGGCAAAGCATGCACAGATTTATCCTGGAGCACCTATGCTGTCTTGGGGTTTTCCTAAGCCCAGCATGCATCTTTTGAGCTGAAAATCAATTCAAGTAAACAAGAAATAATACAGATGGAAAATGACTGGAAGATAGAGGTTCACTCTCATGcctgcttttaattttgtgcagCCGAGGCCAATTTGTGAGTGCAGTCAGTGCTTCAAAACATGTCTGAATATAAAGCTCTTCACATTCAACATTCCTCCCTCTATTGTGACAGGGCCAAAGAAGGGAATTTTGCTCTTCAGTCCTTAGATTCACAGATTGATTGTCATTCTTCATAAAGCACTCCAGGTTTAATTCAGCTGCTTGGAAAGCTCTCATGAGCTCTCATGGTAATTTCAGTGATCCCGCTGAAGGTAAATAGTCCAAGAGGACTGTTAAACTGACTTTTTCTATTAAGAAGAGGTATGCTGCAGAGTCTACACTGACTGCTGGGTAGTGTTACACTGAGGCTGTGTTTGAGAAGGTGGTTGGCATTTTGGACTGGCCAAAGTTTTTGGAACGTTAGAATACCTAATCTTAAATTCAATAAACTTCAGTAATCCAGTTGTCTATCATAGTATGCCAACTTGGCGAACGTTATATCTGGCCCattatgcaaacaaaaataatttttctgagaGGTGAAAAGACATTCGTGATTAATACCCCACAAAATGAGCTGTTGAGAAGTTGTCATGACAAAAAGTAGCCTGCCCTTTTTTACCAGCTACTCTAGCAAAGGGGAAAGGCTGTGGTTAATGATGTGGAAAGTAGTCCTTAGTATCTCAGCATCACTGCCTTGGTTGTCAAAATAACTATTCATTTCCGTGGCTTGAAATGGTCTCTGCACAGCTGTTTTATGAAAGTGCTTTGAAAGCCAAGCATTGTTGCCATGTGCGTTTATGGAACTCACATGGTAGCTTCAAAGAAGAATTACATGAATTTAAACTACATGAAGCCCTAACTAGAGTGAACATGATGATTTAGATAATTCCTGATGGTCTCATATAGAAAATCAGACATTGCATACATTATTGTACAATAAAATCATCCAGCTACTTCTATTCTTTAAGCATTTGTCTGCAACAGAGCAGTTTTCCCTTTAAGCACTGCTCTACACTAAGGCTGACAATGTGGATGTGATTGCAGTGTACTGATCTTTAATGCTATAGTTGTCATACGGTACTTTGTGCTCCTGTAATAGGCCTGCACGATACTGGAAGTGAATGGTGACAATGGATATCCCATGGAAACTCAGTAACCCACCTATGCTATGCTGGATGCTGGTCCTACCGAAATCAATGGCAGTGTTTCCGATTATATCAATATGAGCAGtattctgtctgtctgtgtgggaacaaaaatcagaggcaaagaagaaaggagCTGCATGAATCATGTACAAATTAGCTTCTCAGtgtttgattttaataaaaGGTTGTTGGAAAAACGGAAGAAAGGTAAGATTAGGAATGTAATTTAACCTTGGTTAAACTGTTCTTGTCAATATAATTTCATCACATGAACTTCCTTTTGTAATAAAACAATAGCAACATTAACTAATAATTGTCCTGCTTGAGGtctgccttcctctccccctcagAGTGTCTGGCTCATCAGCTTAGGGATCGTGGGCTTTAGTGTCTGCCTTTGTAAAAAGCTACTTGGTGCATCTATGTTCATCGCTGCTGCCGTGTGAGTGGGATCTGTGATGGGCTTCCACCCCGTCCTGACAAACACCATCATCTGCCTGCGGCGGCTCCGCTCACCATCCTCATTACCAGAGACCTGCCTTCTGGATGGCCTTTCCTCGTTAAGAtacttccctttcttccctgctCTCTCCAAACTCCCCTCAGACTCACAAATCCAGGTACTCTCTCGCATAGacaattattttgtgttttcatacTTCAGGTCATATTCTTTTACTGCAGCGATCTGCAGTCTGCTCTTGGCATCTACCTCCCATCTGGATGCACTGTCATTTTTAATAGAGCACCTTTCAGGAATACAGAAAAGCTTACAGGTGGGACAGGACCATCTGCAAACCTATAGGTTTCCAAACTGCTGGTAAATGGTCTCTATGATCTGTGTCAAATTCTCATCTTGTGCTTAattcatgaaaaatgaaattaaaaagtaaaaattaagcCAGTGTTAGGATTCAAGCCACACTCATGTTTTTGCAACTCTACTTTCAGAATTCCTTAAAAGCAACCTTCAAACTAAAGCTTTGTGTCAAATTTTTGTAGCTCCTAATTGTGCAAAATATCATGAAGGGAAGTTCAAAAATGGGAGCTGGCAGATGTGCATGAATGCTGGAACTCAGAACAGGTGAGATTTTCATGAAGAACAAGACACAATTCAAATGTAATTCTAAtgcatcaaaatgaaaattgtaaCACAAAGTGTTGGGCCAAAAGATTAGAAATTCTTGCAGTTTGCTTTCTTACTATCTTAGTGTCATGGTTTAGCCCCAaccagcaactgagcaccaggctgctgctcactcacttccccccccccccagtgggatgggggagagaatcagggaaaaacaaagtaaagttcatggattgagataagaatggtttaataggacaaaacggaataaaataataataataataataataataataataataataatagaatacaaaacaagtgatgcacaatgcaattgctcaccactcactgaccgatgtccagttagttcctgagcagtgatccacctGTCTCAgccaactccctccagtttatatactgggcatgacgtctCATAGTATAggatacccctttggccagtttgggtcagctgtcctggctgtgtcccctcccaactccttgtgcccctccagccttcttgctggctgggcatgagaagctgaaaaatccttgacttggtataaacactgctcagcaacagctgaaaacatcggtgagttatcaacattcttcacatactgaacccaagacataacactgtaccagctactagaaaaaaaattaactctatcccagctgaaaccaggagacCCGGCTGTTTAAGTGTAGCACTTTAGACTGTTCTAGTGGTATCAGATGTGAAGTATTATTGAAGCACGAAGCAAGAGCTTAATCTTAACTTTGAAGTGTTTATAAGGTACTGTAGACATAAGAACACACTAGATGAGAAATAtgggataacattttttaaaagacaaagtaATAATATGtgtaattcttttatttcataagAGATTTCTAAATTATATTATAAATTTTATATTCTGCCTTGTGAGTAATTCAAATATTTGACtatcaaactgaaaaaaaggaagaagaaagaaaagcagacatGGGAATAATAA of Haliaeetus albicilla chromosome 14, bHalAlb1.1, whole genome shotgun sequence contains these proteins:
- the LOC104322252 gene encoding LOW QUALITY PROTEIN: uncharacterized protein (The sequence of the model RefSeq protein was modified relative to this genomic sequence to represent the inferred CDS: inserted 2 bases in 2 codons) translates to MADQKAANACDDVSSWAEGTDKLYDFLEVHGCRPSLQGQEWAKXHWFQPQSVVERIRILQKEGNVRRGKGKAIICAVLGASLAAAVEERKQKFCQADSETDSLQMVIQTLQEQLKESKQLLEEERNQNEILKKKWRNQLLREVEVEVKHSEKGIWQNYPQGDLQKAEETVESLPPKYPLIKTEYVYKDNSDDRPQVITGVPFTASEFTKLXKDFAWTAKESETEYVWRVSLSGGDGILLSEKEAEGYWGPGVFLTTGDHRAPWSLTQRAAYWAGGLNPLERGDPLAITGTVDQLVESVQKAACLQMMYDWELKPNLDSVMMMPVDPERMNPLIWGLPDFLKPIGIQLKGKIYNTPSRERITAALEGIVPPDHQWSGRKVWTWGDVAQELINFGRKYGPVGELSQRTKTRVVQAAERASGQQSSVRKGQGLQSLRCQNFGRKRPLTRQGPWQLGLQKGIPWDLMDGLPTKTLEQLVREWSGQRTTSRPAPNAAPLLDLEEELTGEQKVVGN